One Dehalococcoidia bacterium genomic window carries:
- a CDS encoding P-II family nitrogen regulator: MHKVEAIIRPEKLNDVKNALAQAGFLGLNVVHVTGRGVQKGIVHIGRGGQTYEVDMLPKVKLEVVVRDEDVEKVIDIIVQAARTGHIGDGKIFVIPVAEAVRVRTGERGETAI, translated from the coding sequence ATGCACAAGGTGGAGGCCATCATCCGCCCTGAGAAGCTCAACGATGTCAAGAATGCCCTGGCCCAGGCCGGCTTCTTGGGGCTAAACGTGGTCCATGTCACTGGCCGCGGCGTCCAGAAGGGCATCGTCCACATAGGGCGTGGGGGCCAGACCTACGAGGTGGACATGCTCCCTAAGGTGAAGCTGGAGGTAGTGGTGCGCGATGAGGACGTGGAGAAGGTCATCGACATCATCGTCCAGGCCGCCCGCACTGGTCACATTGGCGATGGCAAGATCTTCGTCATCCCGGTGGCGGAAGCGGTGCGTGTGCGCACCGGCGAGCGGGGCGAGACAGCTATCTAG
- the gap gene encoding type I glyceraldehyde-3-phosphate dehydrogenase: protein MTVRVGINGFGRIGRQVLRAIRESYPQKLKVVAINDLADPHTNAHLLKYDSNYGRYPEEVQVTQDAIVVGGDEIKVFAQREPARLPWGDLGVDIVVEATGRFTDATLAAGHLQAGAKKVVITAPAKNEDVTIVLGVNQGDYDPARHHIISNASCTTNCIAPVVKVLHDAFGVEEGFMTTIHAYTNDQVILDTVHRDLRRARAAALNIVPTTTGAARAVTVVIPQLKGRLDGMAFRVPTPTVSVCDFVGTLSREAKVEEVNAAFQEAAAEALRGILAYTEEPLVSVDFKGDPHSAIVDGLSTMAIGRLVKVVAWYDNEWGYACRVADLCAYIADRGL, encoded by the coding sequence ATGACCGTACGTGTGGGCATTAATGGGTTTGGTCGCATCGGCCGCCAGGTTTTGCGGGCCATCCGCGAGTCCTACCCGCAGAAGCTGAAGGTGGTGGCCATCAACGACCTTGCCGACCCCCATACCAATGCTCACCTCCTCAAGTACGATAGCAACTATGGCCGTTATCCTGAGGAGGTGCAGGTCACCCAGGATGCCATCGTGGTAGGAGGGGACGAGATAAAGGTGTTTGCCCAGCGGGAGCCCGCCCGCCTACCGTGGGGGGACCTGGGGGTGGACATCGTGGTGGAGGCCACTGGCCGCTTCACCGATGCCACCCTGGCGGCTGGCCATCTGCAGGCAGGGGCCAAGAAGGTGGTCATCACCGCCCCCGCCAAGAACGAGGATGTGACCATAGTGTTGGGGGTCAATCAAGGGGACTACGACCCCGCCCGTCACCATATCATCTCCAACGCCTCCTGCACCACCAACTGCATTGCCCCCGTGGTGAAGGTGCTGCACGACGCCTTTGGGGTGGAAGAGGGCTTCATGACCACCATCCATGCCTATACCAACGACCAGGTGATCCTGGATACGGTGCACCGCGACCTGCGGCGAGCGCGGGCAGCGGCCCTCAACATCGTTCCCACCACCACCGGCGCTGCGCGGGCTGTTACCGTCGTCATCCCCCAGCTAAAGGGACGGCTGGACGGCATGGCCTTTCGCGTCCCTACCCCCACCGTGTCGGTGTGCGATTTCGTAGGCACCCTCTCGCGCGAGGCGAAGGTGGAGGAAGTCAACGCCGCCTTCCAGGAGGCGGCCGCCGAGGCCCTACGGGGCATCCTGGCTTACACTGAGGAGCCCCTGGTAAGCGTGGACTTCAAGGGCGACCCCCACAGCGCCATCGTGGACGGCCTCTCCACCATGGCCATCGGCCGCTTGGTAAAGGTGGTGGCCTGGTACGACAACGAGTGGGGCTACGCCTGCAGGGTGGCTGACCTTTGCGCTTACATAGCGGATAGGGGCCTTTAA
- the glnA gene encoding type I glutamate--ammonia ligase, which produces MVLKPDEIKRLQEAVERVQELIRRHNIQIVDLRFNDLPGLWQHFSMPVSELTEMDDIVTSIWVDGVGFDGSSIRGFQKIQESDMILVPDPTTARLDPMCQHPTLAIICDVYDPLTREPYTRDPRYIAKKAEQYLRRSGIADVSFWGPECEFFIFDDVRFDQGEHFGFYYVDSLEGEWNSGREEKPNLGYKPRFKEGYFPVPPHDSLQDIRSEIILTMINIGIPVEVHHHEVATGGQCEIDMKFDSLVNMADKVMWYKYLVKNIARKHNKVATFMPKPLFGDNGSGMHTHQSLWKNGENLFYDAEGYAMISQLCRYYIGGLLKHSRALMAFCAPTTNSYKRLTPGYEAPVNLVYSARNRSAAVRIPVYSPNPKSKRIEYRPPDGSCNPYLAFAAMLMAGIDGIENEIDPGPPLDKNTYELSPEEEAAIPKVPASLEEALRALEEDHEFLLKGGVFTSDVLETWVEYKRLEIDQIRLRPHPWEFHLYFDV; this is translated from the coding sequence ATGGTGTTAAAGCCCGATGAGATCAAACGTTTGCAAGAGGCGGTGGAGAGGGTACAGGAGCTCATCCGTCGCCACAACATTCAGATCGTAGACCTTAGGTTCAACGACCTGCCGGGCCTCTGGCAGCACTTCTCCATGCCCGTCTCCGAGCTGACGGAGATGGACGACATCGTCACCAGCATCTGGGTGGACGGCGTGGGGTTCGATGGCTCGTCCATACGCGGCTTCCAGAAGATCCAGGAATCGGACATGATCCTGGTGCCGGACCCCACCACTGCCCGCCTGGACCCCATGTGCCAGCACCCCACCCTGGCCATCATTTGCGATGTCTACGACCCCCTCACCAGGGAGCCATACACACGCGACCCACGATACATCGCCAAGAAGGCGGAGCAGTACTTGCGCCGCTCAGGCATCGCCGACGTCTCCTTCTGGGGCCCGGAATGTGAGTTCTTCATCTTCGACGATGTACGCTTCGACCAGGGGGAGCACTTCGGCTTCTATTACGTGGACTCCTTGGAGGGGGAGTGGAACTCGGGGCGGGAGGAGAAGCCCAACCTGGGCTATAAGCCCCGCTTCAAGGAGGGTTACTTCCCCGTCCCTCCCCACGACTCGCTGCAGGACATCCGCAGCGAGATCATCCTCACCATGATCAACATCGGCATACCCGTGGAGGTGCACCACCACGAGGTAGCCACGGGCGGCCAGTGCGAGATCGACATGAAGTTCGACTCCTTAGTGAACATGGCCGATAAGGTCATGTGGTACAAGTACCTGGTGAAGAACATCGCCCGCAAGCACAATAAGGTGGCCACCTTCATGCCCAAACCCTTGTTCGGCGATAACGGCTCTGGCATGCACACCCACCAGAGCCTATGGAAGAACGGCGAGAACCTCTTCTACGACGCCGAGGGATACGCCATGATCTCCCAGCTGTGTCGCTATTACATCGGTGGCCTGCTGAAGCACTCGCGGGCCCTCATGGCCTTCTGCGCCCCCACCACCAACTCCTACAAGCGCCTCACCCCTGGCTATGAGGCCCCGGTGAACCTGGTGTATTCCGCCCGCAACCGTTCGGCGGCCGTGCGTATCCCCGTCTATTCTCCCAACCCCAAGAGCAAGCGTATCGAGTACCGGCCCCCTGATGGCTCCTGTAACCCCTACCTGGCCTTCGCCGCCATGCTCATGGCCGGCATCGATGGCATCGAGAACGAGATCGACCCGGGGCCCCCCTTGGACAAGAACACCTATGAGCTCTCCCCGGAGGAGGAGGCAGCTATACCCAAGGTGCCCGCGTCCCTAGAGGAGGCGCTGCGCGCCCTGGAAGAGGACCACGAGTTCCTCCTCAAGGGAGGGGTCTTCACCAGCGACGTCCTGGAGACATGGGTGGAGTACAAGCGGCTGGAGATCGACCAGATCCGCCTGCGGCCCCACCCGTGGGAGTTCCACCTGTACTTTGATGTCTGA
- a CDS encoding response regulator transcription factor, translating to MDSSVAIVSSDEAFASLLEGGLAQEGFRAFVFSPAQEAVAEALAQGVEAIVLDVPSLGEADLAHFLRSLPRGREAVVILVSPEHLSTLDPSLDVDDFALRGAGTAEVAARLRIALWRRGARDSPRILRRGELVIDLAGYRVFVEGRPVQLTYREYELLRFLASHPGRVFTREELVNKVWGYEFYGGTRTVDVHVRRLRAKIESPHRTFIETVRNVGYRFRPS from the coding sequence ATGGACAGCAGCGTAGCCATCGTCTCCAGCGACGAGGCCTTCGCCTCCCTACTGGAGGGCGGCCTGGCCCAGGAGGGGTTCCGGGCCTTCGTTTTCTCTCCGGCACAGGAGGCAGTGGCTGAAGCCCTGGCTCAAGGGGTAGAGGCCATAGTCCTGGACGTGCCCTCCCTAGGGGAGGCGGACCTCGCCCACTTCCTTCGCTCCCTGCCACGGGGCAGGGAGGCGGTGGTGATCCTCGTCTCGCCCGAGCACCTGTCCACTCTCGACCCCTCCCTGGATGTGGACGACTTCGCCCTAAGGGGGGCGGGGACGGCGGAGGTGGCCGCCCGCCTGCGGATAGCCCTATGGCGCCGCGGCGCCCGCGATAGCCCCCGCATCCTCAGGCGGGGGGAGCTGGTCATCGACCTAGCCGGCTACCGGGTCTTTGTGGAGGGGCGGCCCGTGCAACTCACCTACAGGGAGTACGAGCTCCTGCGCTTTTTGGCCTCCCACCCCGGGCGGGTCTTCACCCGTGAGGAGCTGGTCAACAAAGTGTGGGGATACGAATTCTATGGTGGGACGCGCACGGTGGATGTCCACGTGCGGCGCCTGCGGGCCAAGATCGAGTCCCCCCACCGCACCTTCATCGAGACGGTACGCAACGTGGGGTACCGCTTCCGCCCCTCTTGA
- a CDS encoding sigma-70 family RNA polymerase sigma factor, whose protein sequence is MVVARVMVKGSEKMARVASDQELEGWFRLFYPRVYSYVLARTGDQDVAQDLTAEAFARAWESWGQLEHQEARASWLWAIARNLVASYFRQAHRRAKGEHRLGTILEPPMDGPEEAVLASDDKRSLQEALAGLSEREQEVLRLRFEADLDSRQVGDLLGLSDVHVRVILHRALGKLRRAMTGMAAA, encoded by the coding sequence ATGGTGGTGGCTCGTGTCATGGTCAAGGGCTCTGAGAAGATGGCAAGGGTAGCCTCCGACCAGGAGCTAGAGGGTTGGTTTCGGCTCTTCTACCCGCGCGTCTATAGCTACGTCCTCGCCCGAACGGGCGACCAGGATGTGGCGCAAGACCTGACGGCCGAGGCCTTCGCCCGCGCGTGGGAGTCGTGGGGCCAGTTGGAGCACCAGGAGGCGCGGGCCAGCTGGCTGTGGGCCATCGCCCGCAACCTGGTGGCCAGCTACTTTCGCCAGGCCCATCGCCGGGCCAAAGGTGAGCACAGGCTGGGCACCATATTGGAACCGCCCATGGACGGCCCAGAGGAGGCGGTGCTAGCTTCGGACGACAAGAGGAGCCTGCAAGAGGCGCTGGCTGGTCTCTCAGAGCGGGAGCAGGAGGTCCTGCGTCTGCGCTTCGAGGCGGACCTGGACAGCAGGCAGGTGGGGGATCTTCTGGGCCTCAGCGATGTTCACGTGCGGGTCATCCTGCACCGTGCCCTGGGCAAGCTGCGAAGGGCCATGACGGGCATGGCCGCCGCCTAA
- a CDS encoding ammonium transporter, whose product MPMLQIDTGDTAWLLVASALVLLMTPGLAFFYGGLVRGKNVLSTIMHSFIIMAVVSLVWVLWGYSLAFGPDHGGFIGDLSWFGMRLVGGEPNPDYAATIPHQLYMIFQMMFAIITPALITGAFAERAKFSTFLVFVVLWVTLVYAPVAHWVWGKNGWLGTNGGLGAYDFAGGTVVHINSGVAALAAAIIFGRRLGYGREPMEPHNIPFVVLGAGLLWFGWFGFNAGSALIAGAPAVNAFLQTNTAAAAGALAWALASWAILGRPSVVGAASGAVAGLVAITPAAGFVGIWPDTADGYLNIVPAIVIGAVAGLLCFGATRLRGAIGLDDALDVWAVHGVGGTWGALATGLFATSAITTIAGFRGVGGAIDGRPEQLLAQLAGVAATWAYSFVVTFAILKALDLALGVRVSEEEEVVGLDVSQHGERAYVLEGVGLAVPPPEAPAPAPQPQLGEAPGPASAS is encoded by the coding sequence ATGCCTATGTTGCAGATCGATACCGGCGATACCGCCTGGCTGCTAGTGGCCTCGGCCCTGGTGCTCCTTATGACGCCAGGACTGGCCTTCTTCTATGGAGGGCTGGTGCGGGGCAAGAACGTCCTTTCCACCATCATGCATAGCTTCATCATTATGGCCGTGGTGAGCCTGGTGTGGGTGCTGTGGGGATATTCCCTAGCCTTTGGGCCTGACCACGGCGGGTTCATCGGGGACCTCTCTTGGTTCGGGATGCGCCTGGTGGGAGGGGAGCCCAACCCCGATTACGCCGCCACCATTCCCCACCAGCTATACATGATCTTCCAGATGATGTTCGCCATCATCACCCCTGCCCTCATCACCGGCGCCTTCGCTGAGAGGGCCAAGTTCAGCACCTTCCTGGTCTTTGTGGTGTTGTGGGTGACCTTGGTGTATGCACCCGTGGCCCACTGGGTGTGGGGCAAGAACGGGTGGCTGGGGACCAACGGCGGCCTGGGGGCCTACGACTTCGCCGGGGGAACGGTGGTGCACATCAACTCGGGGGTGGCTGCCCTGGCTGCAGCCATAATATTTGGCCGGCGCTTGGGATATGGCCGAGAGCCCATGGAGCCTCACAACATACCCTTTGTGGTGCTGGGGGCTGGGCTCCTGTGGTTCGGGTGGTTTGGGTTCAACGCTGGTAGCGCCCTCATTGCTGGCGCCCCAGCAGTCAACGCCTTTCTCCAGACCAATACGGCGGCGGCGGCAGGGGCCTTGGCCTGGGCCTTAGCCTCTTGGGCCATCCTGGGGCGGCCCAGCGTGGTGGGGGCGGCCTCAGGAGCGGTGGCCGGCCTGGTGGCCATCACCCCTGCTGCCGGCTTTGTAGGCATCTGGCCTGACACGGCCGATGGCTACCTCAACATCGTGCCAGCCATCGTCATCGGCGCGGTGGCAGGACTCCTCTGCTTTGGGGCCACCCGCCTGCGGGGCGCCATAGGCCTGGACGATGCCCTAGACGTGTGGGCAGTGCACGGTGTGGGCGGCACATGGGGCGCCTTGGCCACAGGCCTCTTCGCCACCTCCGCTATCACCACCATCGCCGGCTTCCGCGGGGTGGGTGGGGCCATCGATGGCCGCCCCGAGCAGCTGCTGGCCCAGCTGGCAGGGGTGGCCGCCACCTGGGCCTATTCCTTTGTCGTCACCTTCGCTATCCTCAAGGCCCTGGATCTGGCCCTGGGAGTGCGGGTCAGCGAGGAGGAGGAAGTGGTAGGCCTGGACGTGAGTCAACATGGGGAGCGGGCCTACGTCCTGGAGGGGGTCGGCCTGGCAGTGCCCCCGCCGGAGGCCCCGGCCCCCGCACCCCAGCCCCAGCTGGGAGAGGCGCCTGGCCCCGCCAGTGCCTCATAA
- a CDS encoding YifB family Mg chelatase-like AAA ATPase: MLAKVNTCALVGLDGVMVEVEVDISQGLPSFTIVGLPDTAVQEARERVRAAIRNSGFQFPQRRITVNLAPADLRKEGPAYDLPIALGILLASGQVMADVSNSLVLGELSLEGQVRHAHGILPMVALARERGVRTVYVPEADAREASLLDGVEVVPVSSLAALAKHLAGEELIPPFQSRSDGEHEVVEWSWVDMAHIRGQEHVKRALEVAAAGGHNVLMVGPPGAGKTLLARALPSILPAMTPEEALEVTKIYSVAGLLPPDRPLVRQRPFRSPHHTISHAGLVGGGRVPRPGEVTLAHRGVLFLDELPEFPHSVLEAIRQPLEERRVTVSRAQGTITFPASFMLVAAMNPCPCGYYGDYRRQCTCPEAVVARYQRRISGPLLDRIDIFVDVPRLDREKLMSDGPVAESSAQVRERVERAREVQRRRFQGRPITCNAEMGPVEVREFCQGVLDEGARQLLGMAVERLALSARAFHRVLKVARTIADLSGAEGIAAAHLAEALQYRQRVLG; encoded by the coding sequence ATGCTGGCCAAGGTGAACACCTGCGCCTTGGTAGGGCTGGATGGCGTGATGGTGGAGGTAGAGGTGGATATCAGCCAGGGCCTGCCCTCCTTCACCATTGTCGGCCTGCCCGATACAGCTGTGCAGGAGGCGCGAGAGCGGGTGCGGGCGGCCATTCGCAACTCGGGCTTCCAGTTCCCACAGCGACGCATCACTGTGAACCTGGCCCCTGCCGACCTACGCAAGGAGGGCCCTGCATATGACCTCCCCATCGCCCTGGGCATCCTTTTGGCCTCTGGCCAGGTCATGGCCGACGTCTCTAATAGCTTGGTGTTGGGGGAGCTGTCGCTGGAGGGCCAAGTGCGGCATGCCCATGGTATCCTGCCCATGGTCGCCTTGGCCCGGGAAAGGGGCGTGCGCACCGTCTATGTGCCCGAGGCTGATGCCAGGGAGGCGAGCCTGCTGGACGGCGTGGAGGTGGTGCCTGTGTCCTCTCTGGCCGCCCTGGCCAAGCACCTGGCAGGAGAGGAGCTTATCCCGCCCTTCCAGAGCCGTTCCGATGGTGAGCATGAGGTGGTGGAGTGGAGCTGGGTGGACATGGCCCATATCCGCGGCCAGGAGCATGTCAAGCGAGCCCTGGAGGTGGCTGCCGCTGGTGGCCATAACGTCCTCATGGTGGGGCCGCCGGGGGCAGGCAAGACCCTTTTGGCCCGCGCCCTCCCCAGCATCTTGCCGGCCATGACCCCTGAGGAGGCGCTGGAGGTGACCAAGATATACTCCGTGGCCGGCCTCCTCCCTCCCGATAGGCCCCTGGTGCGCCAGCGCCCCTTCCGCTCCCCCCACCACACCATCTCCCATGCCGGGCTGGTGGGGGGAGGGAGGGTGCCCCGCCCTGGGGAGGTGACGTTAGCCCATCGCGGCGTCCTCTTCCTGGACGAGCTGCCCGAGTTCCCCCACTCGGTGCTGGAGGCCATCCGTCAGCCCTTGGAGGAGCGGCGGGTGACGGTGAGCCGGGCCCAGGGAACCATCACCTTTCCCGCCAGCTTCATGCTGGTGGCGGCCATGAACCCTTGCCCCTGCGGCTATTACGGCGACTACCGTCGCCAGTGCACCTGCCCCGAGGCAGTGGTGGCCCGCTATCAGCGGCGCATCTCCGGCCCCCTTCTGGACCGCATCGATATCTTTGTGGACGTGCCGCGACTAGACCGGGAGAAGCTCATGTCCGATGGCCCCGTGGCCGAGTCATCGGCCCAGGTGCGGGAGCGGGTGGAGAGGGCGCGAGAGGTGCAGCGTCGTCGCTTCCAGGGCCGCCCCATCACCTGCAACGCGGAGATGGGGCCTGTGGAGGTGCGGGAGTTCTGCCAAGGGGTCCTGGATGAGGGGGCCCGCCAGCTGCTGGGCATGGCCGTGGAGCGGCTGGCCCTCTCGGCCCGTGCCTTCCATCGTGTGCTGAAGGTGGCCCGCACCATCGCCGACCTCTCAGGGGCCGAGGGCATCGCTGCTGCTCACCTAGCGGAAGCCCTCCAATACAGGCAGCGCGTGCTGGGCTAA
- a CDS encoding glutamine synthetase family protein, translated as MDAREAKEHVLEMARQHDVKFVRLWFSDILGQLKSINITVEELPEALEDGVNFDGSSIEGFARADESDMIAMPDPTTFAILPWRPQQKRVARMFCDILLPSGEPFEGDPRFVLKRNLQRAAQLGYTFYVGPELEFFYFQSADAPQALDRGGYFDMTPLDEATELRRDTVLMLEEMGIAVEHSHHEGAPSQHEIDLHYADALTMADAVMTARLVIKEVALRHGVYATFMPKPLSDFNGSGMHVNQSLFRGERNAFYDPHAPQHLSAVARAYIAGLLRHAPEISLVTNQWVNSYKRLVPGLGPLGFEAPAYVSWSFRNRADLIRVPEVRPGREQAMRIEYRAPDAACNPYLAFAAMLAAGLEGIEKEYPCPPPAEKSVYQMDEGERQALGITRLPESLWEAIQWAESSQLLRRCLGDHVFTKLIENKRMEWADYRRQVTDYEIRRYLPIL; from the coding sequence ATGGATGCCAGGGAGGCCAAGGAACACGTGCTGGAGATGGCCCGCCAGCACGATGTCAAGTTTGTGCGCCTCTGGTTCTCCGACATCTTGGGCCAGCTCAAGAGCATCAACATCACCGTGGAGGAGCTGCCGGAGGCCCTGGAGGATGGGGTCAACTTCGATGGCTCATCCATAGAGGGCTTCGCCAGAGCCGATGAGTCGGACATGATCGCTATGCCCGACCCCACCACCTTCGCCATCCTCCCCTGGCGCCCTCAGCAGAAGCGGGTGGCCCGCATGTTCTGCGACATCCTCCTGCCCTCCGGCGAGCCCTTTGAGGGGGACCCACGCTTCGTCCTCAAGCGTAACCTGCAACGGGCGGCCCAGTTGGGCTACACCTTCTATGTGGGGCCAGAGTTGGAGTTCTTCTATTTCCAGAGCGCCGACGCCCCCCAGGCCCTGGACCGAGGCGGCTACTTCGATATGACGCCCCTGGACGAGGCCACCGAGCTGCGCCGCGACACTGTCCTCATGCTGGAGGAGATGGGCATCGCTGTGGAGCATAGCCATCACGAGGGGGCCCCTAGCCAGCACGAGATCGACCTCCACTACGCCGACGCCCTCACCATGGCGGACGCCGTCATGACTGCTCGTCTGGTGATAAAGGAGGTGGCCCTCCGCCACGGCGTCTATGCCACTTTCATGCCCAAACCCCTTTCCGACTTCAATGGCTCAGGCATGCATGTAAACCAGTCCCTCTTCCGGGGGGAGCGCAACGCCTTCTACGATCCTCACGCTCCCCAGCACCTCTCGGCGGTAGCTAGGGCCTACATCGCCGGCCTTCTGCGCCACGCCCCTGAGATCTCCTTAGTCACCAACCAATGGGTCAACTCGTATAAGCGGCTGGTCCCTGGCCTGGGGCCCTTGGGGTTCGAGGCCCCTGCCTACGTCTCCTGGTCCTTCCGCAACCGGGCCGACCTTATCCGGGTGCCGGAGGTGCGGCCGGGGCGGGAACAAGCCATGCGCATTGAGTACCGGGCCCCTGACGCCGCCTGCAACCCCTACCTGGCCTTCGCCGCCATGTTGGCCGCTGGCCTGGAGGGCATCGAGAAGGAGTATCCTTGCCCACCCCCCGCCGAAAAGAGCGTCTACCAGATGGATGAGGGGGAGCGGCAGGCCCTGGGCATCACCCGCTTGCCCGAGTCCCTGTGGGAAGCCATCCAATGGGCTGAATCCTCCCAGCTCCTGCGCCGCTGCTTGGGCGACCACGTCTTCACCAAGCTCATCGAGAACAAGAGGATGGAGTGGGCCGATTACCGACGCCAGGTCACCGATTACGAGATCAGGCGTTACCTGCCCATCCTCTGA
- the rfbD gene encoding dTDP-4-dehydrorhamnose reductase has translation MAQDAPVVVLGAAGQLGSDLCRRLKLAGVPFIPLTHQELDICQEEEVAHTLRRLRPWAVVNTAAFHRVEACEEEPLQAFAVNAVAVRALARACRQVGALLVHISTDYVFGGEKGIPYREDDPPSPINVYGASKAAGEMLLRAETPHHIIVRTSGLFGLRGSSVKGGNFVETMLRLGQERREVHVVTDQVLSPTYTLDLAEKIWQLMRTEAQGTFHVTNAGYCSWYEFACAIFQLAGMEVKVHPVTSDFFPSRARRPAFSVLENARLREEGYGLLRPWREALAAYLQERRHLTSDQGEVK, from the coding sequence ATGGCGCAGGATGCCCCGGTGGTGGTGTTGGGGGCAGCGGGCCAGCTGGGCTCTGACCTCTGCCGCCGCCTGAAGCTGGCCGGGGTCCCCTTTATCCCTCTCACCCATCAGGAGCTAGACATATGCCAGGAGGAGGAGGTGGCCCACACGCTGCGCCGTCTTCGGCCCTGGGCGGTGGTGAACACGGCCGCCTTCCACCGAGTGGAGGCCTGTGAGGAGGAACCCCTCCAGGCCTTCGCCGTCAATGCTGTGGCCGTACGCGCCCTGGCGCGGGCCTGCCGCCAGGTGGGGGCCCTCCTGGTGCACATCAGCACCGACTACGTGTTCGGTGGCGAGAAAGGGATCCCCTACCGCGAGGACGATCCTCCTTCCCCCATCAATGTCTACGGGGCCTCCAAGGCGGCTGGGGAGATGCTCCTGCGCGCCGAGACCCCGCACCATATCATCGTCCGCACATCGGGCCTCTTTGGCCTCAGGGGATCGAGTGTCAAGGGGGGTAACTTCGTGGAGACCATGCTCCGCCTGGGGCAGGAGCGGAGGGAGGTGCACGTGGTGACCGACCAGGTCCTCTCCCCCACTTACACCTTGGACCTAGCCGAGAAGATCTGGCAGCTGATGCGGACGGAGGCCCAGGGCACCTTCCACGTCACCAACGCTGGGTACTGCTCCTGGTATGAGTTCGCCTGTGCCATCTTCCAGCTGGCGGGGATGGAGGTGAAGGTGCACCCCGTCACCTCCGACTTCTTCCCCTCACGCGCCCGCCGTCCGGCTTTTTCGGTGCTGGAAAATGCCCGCCTGCGGGAGGAAGGCTATGGCCTTTTGCGCCCGTGGCGGGAGGCCCTAGCCGCCTATCTGCAGGAGCGCCGCCATCTCACCAGTGACCAAGGGGAGGTGAAATAA
- a CDS encoding response regulator transcription factor translates to MAFGSGQGKLESGKGHPTTVLVVDDHPVVREGLKALISHRDIRVIGEAATGRQAVEEARRLRPDVVLMDIRLPDMDGLTATEQIKKELPRTTVIIVTSYDDPQYIQRALLAGASGYLLKGMPREAYIEAIRVVRAGASIFHASVVPQLMAAVAATPDPVAQQMVASLSEREREVLALLAQGLTNKEIAERIHYSVGTVKNLVATIIEKLNVSDRTQAAVVAARAGLLSVDRET, encoded by the coding sequence ATGGCCTTCGGTTCAGGCCAGGGCAAGCTGGAGAGCGGCAAGGGGCATCCCACCACCGTCCTGGTGGTGGACGACCATCCTGTGGTGCGGGAGGGGCTCAAGGCCCTCATCTCCCATCGGGACATCCGCGTCATCGGCGAGGCAGCCACCGGACGGCAGGCGGTGGAGGAGGCCCGCCGCCTGCGCCCAGACGTGGTGCTCATGGACATCCGTCTGCCAGACATGGACGGGCTGACGGCCACCGAGCAGATAAAGAAGGAGCTGCCCCGCACCACCGTCATCATCGTTACCAGCTATGACGACCCCCAGTACATCCAGAGGGCCCTTTTGGCAGGGGCCTCCGGCTACCTCCTGAAGGGGATGCCCAGGGAGGCCTACATCGAGGCCATCAGGGTGGTGCGAGCTGGCGCCTCCATCTTCCACGCCTCCGTCGTCCCCCAGCTCATGGCTGCGGTGGCAGCCACCCCCGACCCTGTTGCCCAGCAGATGGTGGCCTCCCTCAGCGAGCGGGAGCGGGAGGTGTTGGCCCTCCTAGCCCAGGGGCTCACTAACAAGGAGATCGCTGAGCGCATCCACTACAGCGTGGGCACCGTCAAGAACTTGGTGGCCACCATCATCGAGAAGCTCAACGTGTCCGACCGCACCCAGGCAGCGGTAGTGGCCGCCCGCGCCGGCCTCCTCAGCGTCGATAGAGAAACCTAA
- a CDS encoding dTDP-4-dehydrorhamnose 3,5-epimerase family protein encodes MEAIGNLLHLKAVEGFAEVRDVARRYDDDRGRRYCDIFGTVTGDINITYCYPGVITAWHAHRRQYDEWFVIKGALKVGLAIPNGDGTYRWTFVVLSEYDGKVLRIPPGVLHGWRNFTNEVAILMYHISEKYNPDDPDELRFTLEEVGADWSTPVR; translated from the coding sequence ATGGAGGCCATCGGCAACCTGCTGCACCTGAAGGCAGTGGAGGGATTCGCTGAGGTGCGGGATGTGGCCCGCCGCTACGACGACGACCGCGGCCGGCGCTATTGCGACATCTTCGGCACCGTCACCGGCGATATCAACATCACCTATTGCTATCCAGGGGTCATCACCGCCTGGCATGCCCACCGCCGTCAGTACGACGAATGGTTCGTCATCAAGGGGGCCCTCAAGGTGGGGCTGGCCATCCCCAACGGCGACGGGACCTACCGCTGGACCTTCGTTGTCCTCTCGGAGTACGATGGCAAGGTCCTCCGCATCCCCCCAGGAGTCCTCCACGGCTGGCGCAACTTCACCAACGAGGTGGCCATCCTCATGTACCACATATCCGAGAAGTACAACCCTGACGACCCTGATGAGCTGCGCTTCACCCTGGAGGAGGTGGGGGCCGACTGGTCCACCCCCGTCCGGTGA